CGGGTGGCTGGTTCAATGCCCCTTAACACTTTAAATTTGCAACACACTGGCTAACAATTGCCGAGTATACGCCTGCTGCGGGTGCTTAAAGATCGCTTCGCAGGATCCCTCTTCCACGCAGCGCCCCTTACGCATGACCATGACGTCATCGGCCATGTAGGACACCACGGCCATGTTATGGGTAATAAACAAATAAGCCATGCCCAACTCCTGCTGCAACTCTTTGAGCAGATTTAAAATCTGAGCCTGGACTGAAACATCGAGCGCGCTGGTCGGCTCGTCACAGATGACAACGTCAGGTTCAGTGGCTAACGCACGGGCGATGCAGATGCGTTGCCGCTGACCGCCTGAAAATTGATGCGGGTAACGATCGAGGCTCTGCTGCGGCAAATTCACCCGCTCCAGTAGCCAACGCTGCCTCTCTGCAATTCGTTTAGCCGCCATTCCCTGAGCCTGCATGCCCTCCGCGATGATTTCCCCGACCGTCATGCGCGGGTTCATGGATGAAAACGGATCCTGAAAGACTATCTGCACCTTTTTACGGTAATCGCGTAATGCCTTGCCCCGCAGCGCACGGATATCCTGATCACGGTAAACTATTTCGCCTGAAGTAATCGGCAACAGCCGCAACAAGGCACGGCTCGCCGTTGTTTTACCGCAACCGGATTCGCCGACCAAGGCCAGGGTTTTACCACGGCGCAAGGTCAGCGACAGATTATCCACGGCATGAAGCACCTGACTTTTATGAAAAAGGCGCTTGCCCAGAATAAAGTCCACACGGAGGTTTTCAGCACGAAGAATCACCTCGTCCGCCACCGTCTGTTTTTCCCAGCGTTGCTGCACGTCCTGAAGCGGCGGCGGCTCATGGTGCTCAGGATACAGATGGCAACGCACCAATCGCTGATCCACTTCCTGCAGGGCAGGCTCAATGACATCACAAGGGGCAAAACGATGAGCGCAACGCGGGTGAAAACGGCAGCCAGAGGGCATGGCATCGAGAGTCGGTACACTCCCCGCAATCGTCTGTAAACGATGCCCCCGCTTATTAAACTCCGGTAAAGAAGCAAACAATTGCTGCGAATAAGGGTGTTTAATCTGGCTAAAAAACTCATCAACCGTGGCTTGTTCAACCAATTGACCCGCATACATCACACTCACACGATCCGCCACGGCCTTCACCACGCTTAAATCGTGTGTGATGAGCAACATGCTCATCTGATGCTCCTGTTGAAGTTTTTTAAGCAATTGCAGGATCTGCGCCTGGATGGTGACATCCAGCGCGGTTGTGGGTTCGTCAGCAATCAGGATTTCAGGATGATTAGCCAGTGCCATGGCGATGACAACCCGTTGCTTTTGTCCGCCTGACAATTGATGAGGGTATTGGTTTAAGCGTAACTCGGGTTCTGGAATTTCGACTTCTTTCAACAGCGACACCATGCGCTTTTGCAAGGACGCGTGGTTACATTTTTTATTACTTTGCCGCAAGGCTTCAGCCAATTGTTCTCCTATTTTCAGTACGGGATTTAACGCCGTCATCGGTTCCTGAAAAATGATCGCCAATCGCCGTCCCCGTAACTGCCGCATCATGGATTCCGGTAGCCTTAGCAAATCCTCGCCCTGCACCTGCACCTCGCTGCCCTGACCATACACCCCATAAGGCGGCAACAGACGCATAAGTGCCAGCGACGTTAAGGATTTACCGCAACCTGACTCGCCAAGCAGAGCCATGGTCTCGCCGGGAATTAGATTAAAACTGATGTCATCGACCGCCGTAATGGTCGTTTCAGCCGTCTCAAAGCCAACGCGAAGATGTTTAATTTCAGCAGGTTGCGACATAGAAAATCAGCAAAGAAAGGGAGCTTCCACTCTAGCAAGAGAAGGCGTCAGACAGCAACAGGTGTTTTGAAAAATCACGGGCGCTCAATCGGCAGGATCGCGGTCATTCTGTCATGAATCACCTCAGCCATGGCCGCAAGGCAACGTCGTTTGGCGCTACTGCCGCGCCAGAATAACGCCATGCGGCGAGAAGCGTTGGCGTTGGCGAAAGGCAGAATTTTTAATTCGCTCTCGGCAACACCCAGCACCGCCAGAGCGGGCATCAGGGTGACGCCTCGGCCTGCCTGCACCATAAGCCTCAGGGTTTCAAGGCTAGTAGCGGTAAAATCAACCGTGGTTTCTGCTTTGACGGTCTGGCAAATCGACATGGCCTGTTCACGCAGGCAATGCCCTTCTTCAAGAAGCATGATCGGCTGCCCGGCTAACTGCTCAAGTTGGACAGGCCGTCCGGTGGGTAAAGGATAATCGGGCGAACAGGCAAAATAAAAGGGTTCTTCGAAAAGCAAGTGATGCTCGAAATCCCCGGGCACTGGCAAAGCCATGATGGCGGCATCGAGCGTTCCTTCCTGCAGGCGCTGTACTAAATGATGGGTTTTATCCTCAATCAGCCAGATTTTTAATTGCGGGAAATGGCTTTGAATACCCGGCATAATCAGCGGCAACAGGTAAGGCGCCACTGTAGGAATAGCGCCCAGATGCAATTCACCAGCGAAGGGATCGCGCGCGGCATTAGCCATCTCTTTCATTTCGGCAACCTGCGAGAGAATAGCCTTAGCCCGCCCAAGCAGCAAACGTCCAGAATCGGTGAGCATCACCCGCTTGTTATCGCGCTCAAACAACTGCACGCCCAACTCTTCCTCCAGCTTCTTAATCTGCATGCTTAACGTCGGCTGGCTGACAAAACATTGCCTTGCGGCTTCGCCAAAATGCTCGGTTTTGGCTAAAACCACAAAATACTGCAGATCACGTAAGTTCATATTTCCTCGTAAACATTGCTCGATGCCAAGTTAGGGGGTATATTCAGCACTTTTTTAATCTGAATTGAGATTAATGTCTTCTCTTAGTATACCGCTTTCCCTGTCGACCCGGCGCATTTTAATCTGGCTGGTAGGGGTTTCCTTTGTATTGTTTCAATTTTTTCTGCAATTGTCATCGGGCGTCATCATCGGTGCCATCATGGTGGAAATGAAACTATCAGCCCTCATGGCAGGTTTCTTGAGCAGTTCGTTTTACTATGTTTACACCAGCCTGCAGATACCGGTCGGCATTCTTTTTGACCGGGCTAACCCTCGTTTCCTTTTAACCGTCAATGCCCTGCTCTGCAGTCTTGGATGCTTTCTTTTTGCTCATAGCGAACAATTATGGGCACTGGTTTTGAGCCGTCTGATGATTGGAGCCGGCTCTTCCTTTGCTTTTGTGGGGCTTTCCCTTTTGCTGCGCGAGCATTTCCCAATCCGGCAATTTGCCTTCATGATTGGCCTTTCAGAAACCTTAGGCTTTTTAATGACCATGCTCGGCATGATATGCCTTGGGGGGCTCATTACGCATTGGGGCTGGCGTTTTTTTGTTAACTGCGCAGGCACGGGCGGGATAGTCATTGCATTCTGCTGCTGGCAGCTTATTCCACCGAAACCTCGGCAAGCCATCCGCTTAGCCCAACTGAAACCGCTGCTTTTTATTCTTAAATCGCCCAAAGCCTGGTTTAATGGGTTGTTTGTAGGGTTAAGCTTTACTGTCATCACCGTTTTTGGGGCATTGTGGGCTATTCCGTTTTTACAAATCAAATTGAATTTAACCCTTAAGGAAGCCAGTTTCGTTGATGCCTTTGTTTTTCTTGGCGCGGCGGTGAGTTGCCCGCTTTTCGGCTACCTGGCCGGTTATTTTCATCGCCGAACCCCGCTCATGTTGTTTTCCTGCCTGTCCACCGCCGTCTTTTTACTCATTGCCCTGTTCATGCCCATCCAGTCTTCAGTGAGCATGGCGTGGCTTATGTTTTTGATTGGTGTCTGCTGCGGCGCTTACATGCTGTCTTATTCCATTGCCAATGAGTTGGCTCCACAGAACACCTTATCCACCTGCACAGGCTTTACCAATACCCTGGCCATGTTAACCGCGCCCTTACTGCAACCGCTGGTGGGGTATTTTCTTGATTTTCTGCGTGGCAGCCGCGAGACCTACACCCTGGCTGATTACCAATGGGCCTTGGTCATTGTACCCTGCGGCTTAATCATTGCCGCAGGACTTGCGTTGTTACTACCGGATAAAAACGGGGTCTAAGCCGTTTTTTGAGGAAGTGAGGCAGGGGTTTGCCCGATGTCCTGCAGGCTGATGGCGCAAAAACCAGGCTTTACCCCTTTCACCAGACCGGCGACCAATTGATGACCGGTATTGAGTTGCTCCAGCATGTCCTTCAGCGTTAACGTCAGCTTCGGCGAAGGAATATGAATAACCCATAAGCCGCTTTTGTCTTTTTTGACTGTCACAAATTGCGACACCGGCACGGCAGTGCCTTCTTCATTTCGAAAACCAGCCACTGCACCGCGTAGGGCATCGGCCTCTTTAAGATTGACCGCGTAAAACCCGCCGCCGTCATTGAATTCACACAGCACCGCGGTCATGGGATGGCCAAGGGTTTGCGGCTTGCTGACCCACACTTGCCTAAACCAGGCTTTTTTCGCCGTGACGAACTGCTCCTGATTGTTTTCACCGGTTTGTAAATGACCGTTTAAACGACCCGTCTGATTAATCAGCAATTCAATGCCGTTGCGGATGTCCTGTTGCCTGGAATAATTGGTGCCGGAAAGCCCCAGCATGTCCACTTTGAAATTAAACCCTCTGTCTTTCCCTTTGACCCCGAAAATCCAACTGTTATTGATGGCATTAAAGCGCAGAAACGCCTTGCCTACCCGCCATTGGCTGCTCTCAGGATCGTCAATTAAGCTGTCGCTTTGCTCATGCAGCACCAGTTCGCCGCTCTGGGCATCGACTAAAATCGCCTGGGCATGGAATTGCTGGTCATTCCGTTGCAACTCAAAGTAATAATTGTAGCGATCGCCGCTTTCATTGGTCACGGCGCCGGAAAACACCCAGTCAGCCTGCTTGGCGCTTAAGGAGAGAATATTGGCCACCGGCGTTTCAGGCGGCGCGGCTTCCTCCGGCTTGGGTGCGGCCGTCTTGTCGCTTGGGAATGCGGCGGTCATGAATAACCCAAGAAGCAGGAATCCATATAATTTAACGTGTCTCATGTGGAAATTAACCCTTTTAATTGTTCTTGTGACCACAAGGCTTGCCAGAATAAATCAGGTAAGGTGGCTTCAACCGGTAAGACATACCAGCCTTCCCTTGCGAAGGAATGGCATTTCACCGCATCCTTTTCAGTCATGATGACCGATGATTCGGAGAATTGTAGCTCATTTGCCGTAAAAAAGTGATGATCAGGGAAAGAATATTGCTGAAAAATCAAGCCCATTTGTTGCAGAGTTGAAAAAAAGCGCTGCGGGTTGCCAATGGCGGCCATGGCGGCGATGGGCAGGGTAAGTTCCTCTTTTGCAACGGGCCGTCTGGAAACCAGGTGGGTTAAGGCGCCGGGCGTCAGCGTCATGGGGTAAGCATTGGGCCAGCTTCCCTGATTAACGACCACCAGCTGGGCTTCCTTGAGTCGGCCTGGCGGCTCACGCAACGGCCCTGCCGGCAGACACCAGCCATTACCCAGACCGCGCTGGCCATCGATGACTGCGATTTCAATGGCGCGACCCATGGCATAATGCTGCAACCCGTCATCGCTTACAATCACCTGCGGGTGGTGGTGTTGCAGCAGGTAACGAACGGCTTCAACCCGTTTCGGGGCAATCACGACGGGACACCCGGTTTTTTCTCGGATAAGCAGGGGCTCATCCCCTACCTCTGCCGCGGTGTTGTCGGGTGTCACTTCATGAGGGAAAGCAGCCAGGCGGGCACCGTAACCGCGGCTGACAATGCCGACTTTGATGCCTTTGTCCTGCAATTGCCGGGCTATGGCAATCACTAACGGGGTTTTACCCACGCCCCCGACGGAAAGATTCCCCACAACGATGACAGGAACCTGAAACTGCTGCTGGCGAAACCGTTGCAAAAAAAAGCGGCGGCAGGCACTGGCAGCTTGATAAAGCCAGGCGAAGGGAACCAGTAACCAGTAGGCTCGGTACCCCCCATACCATAGTTTTTCAAGCATGGCCGGCATTAAGTCACCCTGTCTTCGTGCGCATGGTGCAAGGTCTGCGCACGATAGAGTTGCGCATAATGGCCATTGCGTTCAAGCAGTTCCTGATGGGTTCCCTGTTCCACAATACGACCTTTATCCAATACCACGATTTTGTGCGCACGCTGAATGGTGGACAGGCGATGGGCGATGACCAGCGTGGTGCGGTTTTTCATAACATGCTCCAGCGCGGACTGAATCGCCTGCTCCGACTGGCTGTCGAGCGCGGAAGTGGCCTCATCAAGAATGAGAATGGGTGCGTTTTTTAAAATGGCCCGGGCAATGGCCAGACGCTGACGCTGTCCGCCTGAAAGTAGGAAGCCGTTTTCGCCCACCCGCGTGTCATACCCTTCCGGCAGGCGCTGGATAAATTCATCAGCAAACGCCAGTCTGGCTGCCGCCACAATGTCATCACGGCTCACATCAAAACGGCCGTAGGCAATGTTATTGGCCAGGGTGTCGTTGAATAAAGTCACATGCTGGCTGACCAGAGCCATCTGCTCACGCAGGCTGCTCAGCTTCAATTGATGGATGGGTTCGCCATCCAGGCAGATCTGCCCTTCAGTCACTTCATAAAAGCGAGGCAGGAGGCTCGCCAACGTGGTTTTACCGCTACCGGAATGTCCCACCAGCGCCACAGTCTGGCCCGCTGGGATAAGGAGATTGATGTTATTGAGAATCACCTGACCCTGGCGGTAGGCAAAACCCACCTTCTCAAAGCGTATTTCACCCTGTGCCCTTGACGTCAATGCCCTGCCTTGCTCCGTTTCAACCGGACTGTCTAACATGGCAAAAACGCTCTCAGCACCGGCGAGTCCCTTTTGAATGGTGGCATTGAGCGTGGTCAGGGTTTTCATCGGCTTGATTAATTGCAGCATGGCCGCGATAATCGCCACAAACGAGCCGGCAGAAATGGGGATCACCGCCGCCAGGTGAATGGCTGTATACAGAATGGCAGTAATGCCAATCGCCAGCACAAATTGCACACCGGACACATTGATGGCCTTGCTGACGGCCACTTTCATGTCATTGACCCGCGAGGCTTCGGTGGCACGATTGAATTTGGCCATTTCATACGCTTCACCGCCAAAAATACGCACCACCCGGTACCCGTCAATCGCTTCACTGGCAATTTCAGTCACTTCCCCCATGGATTTCTGCACTCTGTGACTGATACGCCTGACCCGCTTGTTGGTGTAATTGACAATCAGCCCCACGAAAGGCACGGTGAGCAGGAACATCAGGGAAAACTGCCAGCAAATGACCATCATCACGGTTAAAAGCCCGACGACTAAAAAAGCGTTTTGGATAAAATCAGTGAGTGCATCGGCACTGACCTGGGCCACCTGCTCCACGTTGTAGAGAATTTTGGATAGAAGTTGACCGGACGTGGCTTCATCGTAATAATCCGCCGGCAAACGGATAATATGAGCAAACACCCGCTGCCTTAAGACCTGCACGACGGATCGGGATACCCAGGTCATGCAATAGCTGCCAAGCGAACTGACCACGGCCCGTGATAAAACCCCCAGCAGAACGAGTAAAGGGATTTGCCGAACAAAAGCCATATCCACATTGATAAAACTTTTATCAAGAAAGGGACGCATAAGGTAGGTAAAGGTGGCATCGATGCCTGAGTATAAAATGTTTGCAATGATCCCCAGCGCCAACACCATCCAGTAGGGTTTAACATAAGTCAGGAGGCGGCGGTACAAGGCTTTGGAACTGGCAGGCGCTTGATTATTCATGGAGATGGACTGTTTTTGACCTTAAAAAAGCCAAATTGTACCCTTAAACCCGAGCCTGCGCCAAGTATTCCACGGTTTTATCGCCATTAGCGCCTTTTTTTCAAGCGGTTATGGATATCCGTTGCCGCAATGGCTGCCTGTCCTTGCGCGACAACCAGTTGATTTAAACCGGCCGTAATATCCCCTGCTGCATACAGGCCCGGAACGGAGGTTTCCTGGTGCCGGTTGACCAGCAGATCACCCTTGTTTTCACGCGCACCGAGATCAAGGGCCAGTTTATTCTGCTGAATGGTCCCCAGGGCCGCGTAGAGGGTGTCGATACGGAGGGTTGGTTCCGCTTGAATCTCAATGGAACGGTGCTTGAAATCCAAATGAATGTCAGGTTGAGACAGCAGCCGGATACCCGCCTGCCTCATGCGCCGTTTGTCGTAGTCTGTCAGAACGGTGTTTTTTTGCGTCAGCACCAGCACGTCGTCCGAGTAATGCCTCACAAACAAGGCTTCGTTCAACCCTTTTCTATCCTGAACAATCACACCAATGCGCTTGTTTTTGACTTCATAGGCATCGCAGACCGGGCAATAGCGCAATAATCCTTCGGCAATGGCTTTTTCCGTATGCGGTAAATCAGGGCTGATATCGATAACCCCGGTCGCTAAAAGGACCGTGCTGGCGAGATAGCAGGCACTGTCTGTAAAGACTTCAAATGACCCGTCCTTCTTTTTTAGTTGCCTCACTTTCTCAGTTGTGACCGTGGTTTCATAGCAGGCCAGCTGCGCTTTCAATAACGCCAGTAACCTGACGCCCGCTACCCCCTCTACAAATGCCGGGTAGTTATGAGAAACAGGAATCAGGGCCGCCCGGCTTTCGCCGCTGTCAAAAATTTTAAAATCACGGCGAAAGCGGGCTAAATAGAGTGCTGCCGTTAAACCCGCTGGCCCGCCGCCAATGATTACGCAATCATAACAATCCCTGTTTTGTTTCAAGATGGCATCCTCGTTGCTGTGCATGAGTATAGCCGCCCCACAAGGCTATTCCCAGCCACAGGCTCGATGAGCTACTGCATGCCGATGGTGCATGGGGCTCATTCAGCTCATTTGGTTTTGATGTTGCGTTTTTCCAAAGCCGCTTTGTCACGTTTCCGATCCTCAATTTCACTGCCGTCGAGCCGGCTTTTTGGTTTGTCGTCGCTTTTGTCCTTGCGATCAACGGCATAAGGCTGAGGGTTGCTGGTATAGCGGGTCATGGGAACCTCCTTTTGCTTTTTCCCCTTCCTCTTAAGTGTAGCAGTCTGCCTAAGCATCCAGGGCGGTCGCCAGACGGCTGACTAACCCTGGCCCCTGATAAATCAAGCCAGTGTAAACCTGCAGCAATGAAGCGCCCGCCGCCAGCTTTTCCCGTGCTATTTCACCGCTGTCGATGCCGCCAACACCAATCAAACAGACGTCTTTGCCGACCACTTCGTTTAAAAGGCGTAAACAGGCGGTCGAACGCGAAGCCAGGGGCTGCCCGCTTAAGCCGCCTGCTTCCTGACCATGGGGTAGGGACGCCACTGCCTCTCGCCCAGATGTTGTATTAGTGGCGATGATGCCATTCATTCCCCGACTGACCACCACGTCAGCCATCTGTTTCAACGCGTCGTCGCTTTCATCCGGAGACACTTTAACCAGCAGCGGGACGCTGCGCTGGTATTGATCTTCCAGACGCTTGCGTTCGTCGGTCAACTGCGTCAGTAAATCAATAAAAAAATCCCCACGCTGGAGCAGACGTAAATCGGGTGTGTTGGGGGATGAGATGTTAATGGTCACATAGGATGCCTGCTTAAACACCTTTTGCAGGCAGTACCGGTAATCCTGTGCAGCCTGTGTCAGCGGCGTGTCTTTATTTTTACCAATATTGATGCCGAGAATGCCTTGATAGCGCGCCCGGGCAACATGCCCAACCAAGGCATCCACTCCCTGGTTATTAAACCCCATGCGGTTAATGATGGCCTTGGCTTTAGGCAGGCGAAAAAGACGGGGCGCTGGGTTACCCGGTTGCGGCCTGGGCGTTACCGTGCCCAATTCAATAAAGGAAAAACCCAGTTTAGCCAGTGCGTCGAGGTGTTCGCCATTTTTATCAAACCCAGCCGCCAGGCCAATGGGGTGAGGAAAATCAAGACCTAAGGCCTTAATGGGCCTGGGTTTTGGTTTTTTAAAACAAGCGGAAGGCAGCCAATGCAGGGCATGCAGGGCCAGCGCATGCGCACGCTCAGTGTCCAGTTTAAACAACAGTGGACGAAGCAGGGAATACATTTAATCAAACTCCAGTCATTCAATCGAAGGCAAAACAAGGTAATATAATACCCCCTTTAAGACCACGCCAGAAACCCTGGCTTAAAAACAGGATACCCATGATTACGATTGATCCCACCCAACTCAATGCTGCTGGCAAAAAATTGCTTTTTGATTTAATGACTCAGGCCGAGGATACTCAAATCGCCGCTGGGAAACACGTGTTGTCTTATGGGGAAAACACCGAGGAGATTTTTTTGGTGCACCCGCTGCTCATTACTGAAAAAACTGCCACCTGCATTCATGCGGAGGTATTGGATGCACCGTTTGAAAACGGCAGTTATGGGTTAGTGATGTTAAGCCTTGGCAAGATTAAGAGCGAAAATGACATGTCGTTTAAGGAACGGGCGCCGGAAAAGCAACAAGTCATCAAACGCATTGCCCTAAGCCGGATGCCGGAAAAGCGGATTCATAAAGAAGCGCTGCGTACGCAGCTGGGCGATGAGTCTTTACGGTGTAAAGAACCGGTATTCAGCAAGGCGTTTGGATTCCTGCGCATGCGAAAGGCGGGCGACATGGACTTATTTAAACTGCAAGGGCGTCTTATCAAGGGCAAAATTGAATTAAGCCTGCTTGAATACCTGGAACTGTCGTTAGCCATGGTCAAAGCCGTCAATGAACTCCACGCGAAAGGCCGTATTCATCGGGATATTAAACCCGAAAACATCATGGTTTCCCTCTCGCCCCTGACCGTCAAATTAATTGATTTTGCCTTTTCCTGCCCCAGCAGTAAAACCCAGGGTAAAACCATCAAAGGCAGCCTTCCCTTTCTACCGCCAGAGGCATTCTTTAAAATTAAAATCAGTGTGGCGGGCGATGTTTTTTCACTGGGCATGGCTCTGGCCGATTTTTGGGGCGACAGTTCCATGGATCACATCGATGAAAAAAAAGCCGACAGTTTTGAAAAACACTACCAACACCGTAAGAAACAAAAGCTTAAGCTGTTTACCGGGATGTCCGTGCCCTCCGACATAGCGGCCCCCTTAGACGAGATGCTGCATGGCATGATTCGTTTTAATCCGGACGAACGGACCCCCCTTAAAAACGTCATGGACACCCTGACCAGTCTCATTGAACTGGAAAAGCAATGCCAGGCGCAATTGTCAGACAGTGAGGGCGATGTGCAGGAGGAAGGCCACGAAGACGAAACGCTTCGGGCTGAATTGCCTGCACGGGTCGGTTAAACAGGGCATTCCTGTGCCCAGACGCGAAGCATGGCATTGCCGCTGGGTTGCAGGTGATAATTGACGCTGCGAACCTCCACGCCAAAGTTGTGCTGCTGCAGCTCAAGCAGCACGGGGCCAAGCAGAGGCGAAGGCTGGCCGTGGCGATCAATTAAAGGGAAAATACGCACTTCTTTGGCGACTCGCGCCAGTTCCTGAATGGCCTGAGCATGAAACGCAACATCTTGATTCTCCAGTTCGGCGAAAAGATAA
This region of Legionella taurinensis genomic DNA includes:
- a CDS encoding MFS transporter, producing the protein MSSLSIPLSLSTRRILIWLVGVSFVLFQFFLQLSSGVIIGAIMVEMKLSALMAGFLSSSFYYVYTSLQIPVGILFDRANPRFLLTVNALLCSLGCFLFAHSEQLWALVLSRLMIGAGSSFAFVGLSLLLREHFPIRQFAFMIGLSETLGFLMTMLGMICLGGLITHWGWRFFVNCAGTGGIVIAFCCWQLIPPKPRQAIRLAQLKPLLFILKSPKAWFNGLFVGLSFTVITVFGALWAIPFLQIKLNLTLKEASFVDAFVFLGAAVSCPLFGYLAGYFHRRTPLMLFSCLSTAVFLLIALFMPIQSSVSMAWLMFLIGVCCGAYMLSYSIANELAPQNTLSTCTGFTNTLAMLTAPLLQPLVGYFLDFLRGSRETYTLADYQWALVIVPCGLIIAAGLALLLPDKNGV
- a CDS encoding ABC transporter ATP-binding protein, translating into MSQPAEIKHLRVGFETAETTITAVDDISFNLIPGETMALLGESGCGKSLTSLALMRLLPPYGVYGQGSEVQVQGEDLLRLPESMMRQLRGRRLAIIFQEPMTALNPVLKIGEQLAEALRQSNKKCNHASLQKRMVSLLKEVEIPEPELRLNQYPHQLSGGQKQRVVIAMALANHPEILIADEPTTALDVTIQAQILQLLKKLQQEHQMSMLLITHDLSVVKAVADRVSVMYAGQLVEQATVDEFFSQIKHPYSQQLFASLPEFNKRGHRLQTIAGSVPTLDAMPSGCRFHPRCAHRFAPCDVIEPALQEVDQRLVRCHLYPEHHEPPPLQDVQQRWEKQTVADEVILRAENLRVDFILGKRLFHKSQVLHAVDNLSLTLRRGKTLALVGESGCGKTTASRALLRLLPITSGEIVYRDQDIRALRGKALRDYRKKVQIVFQDPFSSMNPRMTVGEIIAEGMQAQGMAAKRIAERQRWLLERVNLPQQSLDRYPHQFSGGQRQRICIARALATEPDVVICDEPTSALDVSVQAQILNLLKELQQELGMAYLFITHNMAVVSYMADDVMVMRKGRCVEEGSCEAIFKHPQQAYTRQLLASVLQI
- the msbA gene encoding lipid A export permease/ATP-binding protein MsbA codes for the protein MNNQAPASSKALYRRLLTYVKPYWMVLALGIIANILYSGIDATFTYLMRPFLDKSFINVDMAFVRQIPLLVLLGVLSRAVVSSLGSYCMTWVSRSVVQVLRQRVFAHIIRLPADYYDEATSGQLLSKILYNVEQVAQVSADALTDFIQNAFLVVGLLTVMMVICWQFSLMFLLTVPFVGLIVNYTNKRVRRISHRVQKSMGEVTEIASEAIDGYRVVRIFGGEAYEMAKFNRATEASRVNDMKVAVSKAINVSGVQFVLAIGITAILYTAIHLAAVIPISAGSFVAIIAAMLQLIKPMKTLTTLNATIQKGLAGAESVFAMLDSPVETEQGRALTSRAQGEIRFEKVGFAYRQGQVILNNINLLIPAGQTVALVGHSGSGKTTLASLLPRFYEVTEGQICLDGEPIHQLKLSSLREQMALVSQHVTLFNDTLANNIAYGRFDVSRDDIVAAARLAFADEFIQRLPEGYDTRVGENGFLLSGGQRQRLAIARAILKNAPILILDEATSALDSQSEQAIQSALEHVMKNRTTLVIAHRLSTIQRAHKIVVLDKGRIVEQGTHQELLERNGHYAQLYRAQTLHHAHEDRVT
- a CDS encoding protein kinase domain-containing protein yields the protein MITIDPTQLNAAGKKLLFDLMTQAEDTQIAAGKHVLSYGENTEEIFLVHPLLITEKTATCIHAEVLDAPFENGSYGLVMLSLGKIKSENDMSFKERAPEKQQVIKRIALSRMPEKRIHKEALRTQLGDESLRCKEPVFSKAFGFLRMRKAGDMDLFKLQGRLIKGKIELSLLEYLELSLAMVKAVNELHAKGRIHRDIKPENIMVSLSPLTVKLIDFAFSCPSSKTQGKTIKGSLPFLPPEAFFKIKISVAGDVFSLGMALADFWGDSSMDHIDEKKADSFEKHYQHRKKQKLKLFTGMSVPSDIAAPLDEMLHGMIRFNPDERTPLKNVMDTLTSLIELEKQCQAQLSDSEGDVQEEGHEDETLRAELPARVG
- a CDS encoding quinone-dependent dihydroorotate dehydrogenase, which codes for MYSLLRPLLFKLDTERAHALALHALHWLPSACFKKPKPRPIKALGLDFPHPIGLAAGFDKNGEHLDALAKLGFSFIELGTVTPRPQPGNPAPRLFRLPKAKAIINRMGFNNQGVDALVGHVARARYQGILGINIGKNKDTPLTQAAQDYRYCLQKVFKQASYVTINISSPNTPDLRLLQRGDFFIDLLTQLTDERKRLEDQYQRSVPLLVKVSPDESDDALKQMADVVVSRGMNGIIATNTTSGREAVASLPHGQEAGGLSGQPLASRSTACLRLLNEVVGKDVCLIGVGGIDSGEIAREKLAAGASLLQVYTGLIYQGPGLVSRLATALDA
- a CDS encoding LysR substrate-binding domain-containing protein, yielding MNLRDLQYFVVLAKTEHFGEAARQCFVSQPTLSMQIKKLEEELGVQLFERDNKRVMLTDSGRLLLGRAKAILSQVAEMKEMANAARDPFAGELHLGAIPTVAPYLLPLIMPGIQSHFPQLKIWLIEDKTHHLVQRLQEGTLDAAIMALPVPGDFEHHLLFEEPFYFACSPDYPLPTGRPVQLEQLAGQPIMLLEEGHCLREQAMSICQTVKAETTVDFTATSLETLRLMVQAGRGVTLMPALAVLGVAESELKILPFANANASRRMALFWRGSSAKRRCLAAMAEVIHDRMTAILPIERP
- the lpxK gene encoding tetraacyldisaccharide 4'-kinase → MPAMLEKLWYGGYRAYWLLVPFAWLYQAASACRRFFLQRFRQQQFQVPVIVVGNLSVGGVGKTPLVIAIARQLQDKGIKVGIVSRGYGARLAAFPHEVTPDNTAAEVGDEPLLIREKTGCPVVIAPKRVEAVRYLLQHHHPQVIVSDDGLQHYAMGRAIEIAVIDGQRGLGNGWCLPAGPLREPPGRLKEAQLVVVNQGSWPNAYPMTLTPGALTHLVSRRPVAKEELTLPIAAMAAIGNPQRFFSTLQQMGLIFQQYSFPDHHFFTANELQFSESSVIMTEKDAVKCHSFAREGWYVLPVEATLPDLFWQALWSQEQLKGLIST
- a CDS encoding NAD(P)/FAD-dependent oxidoreductase produces the protein MKQNRDCYDCVIIGGGPAGLTAALYLARFRRDFKIFDSGESRAALIPVSHNYPAFVEGVAGVRLLALLKAQLACYETTVTTEKVRQLKKKDGSFEVFTDSACYLASTVLLATGVIDISPDLPHTEKAIAEGLLRYCPVCDAYEVKNKRIGVIVQDRKGLNEALFVRHYSDDVLVLTQKNTVLTDYDKRRMRQAGIRLLSQPDIHLDFKHRSIEIQAEPTLRIDTLYAALGTIQQNKLALDLGARENKGDLLVNRHQETSVPGLYAAGDITAGLNQLVVAQGQAAIAATDIHNRLKKRR